In a single window of the Prinia subflava isolate CZ2003 ecotype Zambia chromosome 3, Cam_Psub_1.2, whole genome shotgun sequence genome:
- the GSX1 gene encoding GS homeobox 1: MPRSFLVDSLVLREASEKKGEGSPPPPLFPYAVHPSHPLPGLPAGACHARKAGLLCVCPLCVTASQLHPPPPAIPLIKASFPPFGSQYCHSPLARQQHSVSAVSVGHAPALYQGAYPLPDPRQFHCISVDSTSSQLPSSKRMRTAFTSTQLLELEREFASNMYLSRLRRIEIATYLNLSEKQVKIWFQNRRVKHKKEGKSSSHRGGGGGHSCKCSSLSTTKCSEDDEDLRMSPSSSGKDDRGLAVTP, translated from the exons ATGCCGCGCTCCTTCCTGGTGGACTCACTGGTGCTGCGGGAGGCGAGCGAGAAGAAGGGAGAGGGCAGTCCTCCGCCACCGCTCTTCCCCTACGCCGTGCACCCCTCGCACCCGCTGCCCGGGCTGCCGGCAGGCGCCTGCCACGCTCGCAAGGCCGGGCTGCTCTGCGTCTGCCCGCTCTGTGTCACCGCCTCCCAGCTGCACCCGCCGCCGCCCGCTATCCCCCTCATCAaggcttccttccctcccttcgGCTCCCAGTACTGCCACTCGCCCCTGGCCCGCCAGCAGCACTCCGTCTCCGCCGTCAGCGTCGGGCACGCACCGGCGCTCTACCAGGGCGCCTACCCTCTGCCCGACCCCCGGCAGTTCCACTGCATCTCCGTGG ACAGCACGTCCAGCCAGCTGCCCAGCAGCAAGCGGATGCGCACCGCATTCACCAGCAcgcagctcctggagctggagagggagttCGCCTCCAACATGTACCTCTCCCGACTGCGGCGAATCGAGATCGCCACCTACCTGAACCTCTCCGAGAAGCAGGTGAAGATCTGGTTCCAGAACCGACGGGTCAAGCACAAGAAAGAAGGCAAAAGTAGCTCTCAccggggcggggggggcggCCACAGCTGCAAATGCTCGTCCCTTTCCACCACTAAGTGCTCGGAGGACGACGAGGACTTGCGTATGTCTCCGTCCTCCTCGGGGAAGGACGACAGAGGTCTCGCAGTCACCCCCTAA